A single genomic interval of Spinacia oleracea cultivar Varoflay chromosome 6, BTI_SOV_V1, whole genome shotgun sequence harbors:
- the LOC110792534 gene encoding uncharacterized protein, whose translation MSSSTPKRRPKSSPINPNSKIIPNQSQNHSSSSTLTSLLAEVEPPPNLLPSKSDFLNLIAIVIIAAVVAVLCNSISRFVNRPPILFCDSDVVESDVSLLDSCEPCPINGRCYKGQLECIQGFRKYGKLCIEDGDIYEAAKKLSGWAKDHLCEAHAQYMCDGTGAVWVSEEDLMNMLDKDGGFQGSTVDVDIKYLYSKEKAMEDINGFMDTRTIGNGDKEVKCPDELAESYKTMTCRARQWVAKNLLLLIAVFALLAGCTLLLLRIRRRWYLTKRAEHLYHQVCDTLEDNALMSRSMGDREAWLVASRLRDHILTPKERRDPLLWKMVEGLVESDSRLDRYPKLVKGESKVVWEWQVEGSLSSSRRKKAEFGNLNYGADTIN comes from the exons ATGTCATCTTCAACACCTAAAAGACGCCCAAAATCATCTCCCATAAACCCTAATTCCAAAATAATCCCAAATCAATCTCAAAATCATAGCTCATCTTCGACGCTAACATCATTACTAGCAGAAGTAGAGCCACCCCCTAATTTACTCCCTTCCAAATCCGACTTTCTCAACCTCATTGCTATCGTCATTATCGCAGCTGTTGTCGCCGTTTTATGCAACTCCATCTCCCGCTTCGTCAATCGCCCTCCTATTCTTTTCTGTGATTCCGACGTCGTAGAATCCGATGTTTCATTGCTTG ATTCATGTGAGCCTTGCCCTATTAATGGAAGGTGTTACAAGGGCCAGCTGGAATGCATTCAAGGATTTAGGAAGTACGGCAAGTTATGCATTGAAGACGGAGATATCTATGAAGCAGCTAAAAAACTT TCAGGATGGGCAAAGGATCATTTGTGTGAAGCACATGCACAGTATATGTGTGATGGAACCGGAGCGGTTTGG GTCTCTGAGGAGGATTTAATGAACATGCTGGACAAAGATGGGGGGTTTCAAGGTTCAACAGTAGATGTTGATATCAAATACTTGTACTCAAAAGAAAAAGCAATGGAGGACATTAATGGATTTATGGATACAAGAACCATTGGCAACGG GGACAAAGAGGTTAAATGTCCTGACGAATTAGCTGAAAGTTATAAAACAATGACATGTCGTGCTCGACAATGGGTAGCTAAGAATCTTCTACTTCTCATTGCAGTATTTGCACTG CTCGCAGGATGTACATTGTTGCTGTTGAGAATTCGTAGAAGATGGTATTTGACAAAGAGAGCAGAACATCTTTACCATCAG GTTTGTGACACACTTGAGGACAATGCTTTAATGTCTAGAAGCATGGGTGACAGAGAAGCCTGGTTAGTTGCCTCAAGGCTCCGAGATCATATCCTTACTCCCAAAGAAAGAAGAGATCCTCTTCTATGGAAGATG GTTGAAGGTTTGGTGGAATCGGACTCTCGTTTGGACCGCTATCCAAAGCTTGTGAAGGGTGAATCAAAGGTGGTGTGGGAATGGCAAG TGGAAGGTTCTTTGAGTTCTTCCAGGAGAAAGAAGGCGGAGTTTGGCAATCTGAATTATGGCGCAGATACGATTAATTGA